The proteins below come from a single Carnobacterium divergens DSM 20623 genomic window:
- the pstA gene encoding phosphate ABC transporter permease PstA has product MNAKRADKLAVSILYIISGIIVLILFSLLAFILWRGIPHLSWDFLTKPAKTFEKGGGIGIQLFNSFYLLILTMMISIPISLGAGIYLSEYAKKNWITDFVRTAIEVLSSLPSIVVGLFGFLIFVVQLGFGFSILSGALALTLFNLPLLTRTVEDSLRAIPSTQREAGLALGLSRWETVTRIITPAALPGILTGMILAAGRVFGEAAALIYTAGQSAPALDFTNWNPLYIASPLNPLRPAETLAVHIWKVNSEGIMPDAAAVSAGASAVLIIAVLLFNFLARFLGKWIHKKATSA; this is encoded by the coding sequence ATGAATGCCAAAAGAGCAGATAAACTTGCAGTTAGCATTTTATATATTATTTCTGGAATAATTGTATTGATTTTATTCAGTTTATTAGCGTTTATTTTATGGCGCGGAATTCCTCATCTTTCATGGGACTTTTTAACAAAACCAGCAAAAACATTTGAAAAAGGTGGCGGAATAGGGATTCAATTATTCAATTCCTTCTATCTTTTGATTTTAACAATGATGATCAGTATTCCTATCTCATTAGGAGCAGGAATTTATCTCTCAGAATACGCGAAGAAAAATTGGATTACTGATTTTGTTAGAACAGCAATTGAAGTATTAAGTTCACTGCCTTCAATTGTAGTCGGACTTTTTGGTTTTTTAATTTTTGTTGTACAATTGGGGTTTGGTTTTTCAATTTTATCAGGTGCCCTTGCATTAACATTATTTAATCTTCCACTATTAACTAGAACTGTAGAAGACTCTTTACGTGCGATTCCTTCTACTCAAAGAGAAGCTGGTCTAGCACTTGGTTTGTCACGCTGGGAGACTGTCACGCGCATTATTACACCTGCTGCGTTGCCTGGTATTTTAACTGGGATGATTTTAGCAGCCGGACGTGTTTTTGGTGAAGCAGCGGCGTTAATTTATACAGCGGGTCAAAGTGCACCAGCATTGGATTTTACAAATTGGAATCCACTATATATTGCAAGTCCATTAAATCCATTGCGTCCAGCAGAAACGTTAGCTGTTCATATTTGGAAAGTAAATAGTGAAGGAATCATGCCTGACGCGGCAGCCGTTTCAGCAGGAGCATCAGCTGTTTTGATTATCGCGGTGCTACTATTCAATTTCCTTGCTCGTTTCTTAGGTAAATGGATCCATAAAAAAGCAACATCCGCTTAA
- the pstC gene encoding phosphate ABC transporter permease subunit PstC — protein sequence MEEIHERLLKKSKKSKLETIGKSISFICIAFIVLVVASILYFVASKGIATFTTNKVSLWAFLTGTVWNPSAKGADGQPLVGALPMITGSFVVTLLSAIVATPFALGAAIFMTEISPKTGKKVLQPVIELLVGIPSVVYGFIGLTVIVPFVRNTFGGSGFGILAGTFVLFVMILPTVTSMTVDALNSVPTHYREASLALGATRWQTIYKVVLRAAVPGILTSVVFGMARAFGEALAIQMVVGNAALMPKDLVSPASTLTSILTMGMGNTVMGSLENNVLWSLALILLVMSLIFNIAIRMIGKKGAVK from the coding sequence TTGGAAGAAATTCATGAACGACTGTTAAAAAAATCAAAGAAGTCAAAATTAGAAACAATTGGTAAAAGTATTAGCTTTATCTGTATTGCCTTTATCGTGTTAGTTGTTGCATCGATTTTATATTTTGTAGCAAGTAAGGGAATTGCTACGTTTACTACTAATAAAGTGTCCCTTTGGGCGTTTCTAACGGGAACCGTTTGGAATCCAAGTGCTAAGGGAGCAGACGGTCAACCACTTGTTGGCGCGTTACCAATGATTACAGGTTCCTTTGTTGTAACATTGCTGTCAGCAATTGTGGCAACCCCATTTGCTTTAGGAGCAGCTATTTTTATGACAGAGATTTCTCCAAAGACAGGCAAAAAGGTTTTACAGCCTGTGATTGAATTGTTGGTGGGGATTCCTTCTGTTGTTTATGGTTTTATTGGCTTAACAGTGATCGTTCCATTTGTACGAAATACATTTGGTGGGAGTGGGTTTGGTATTTTAGCAGGAACCTTTGTCTTATTCGTTATGATTTTACCAACGGTAACAAGTATGACTGTGGATGCACTAAATTCAGTTCCAACTCATTATCGAGAAGCATCATTGGCACTAGGTGCTACAAGATGGCAAACGATTTATAAAGTTGTTTTGCGTGCTGCGGTACCCGGTATTTTAACTTCAGTTGTTTTCGGGATGGCTCGCGCTTTTGGTGAAGCCTTAGCCATTCAAATGGTTGTAGGGAATGCAGCTTTAATGCCAAAAGATTTAGTATCACCGGCATCAACTTTAACAAGTATTTTAACAATGGGAATGGGAAATACGGTCATGGGATCATTAGAAAACAATGTCCTATGGTCATTAGCACTTATTTTGTTAGTGATGTCATTGATTTTCAATATTGCCATCCGTATGATTGGTAAAAAAGGAGCTGTTAAATAG
- a CDS encoding phosphate ABC transporter substrate-binding protein PstS family protein, with product MKVNNLAKVVFTVGLGLTLVACGGNKTDSSASSQSSEKNSAPTETITAVGSTALQPLVEAAAEEYSTANPGNTITVQGGGSGTGLSQVSNGSVTIGNSDVFAEEKEGVDAKALVDHKVAVVGMGPVVNKNVGVKSISKQQLIDIFTGKITNWNEVGGKDQSIVVLNRASGSGTRASFEKWALDGQKAIQAQEQDSSGAVRKIVSETPGAISYLAFSYFDDSLLALSVDNVEPTEKNVADNSWTIWSYEHMYTKGKPSEDVQAFLDYMLTDEVQKGVVKKLGYLPISSMKVERSHDGVIK from the coding sequence ATGAAAGTTAATAACTTAGCAAAAGTTGTTTTCACAGTAGGTTTAGGTTTAACATTAGTAGCTTGTGGAGGAAATAAAACAGATTCATCAGCAAGCTCACAATCAAGCGAAAAAAATAGTGCACCAACAGAAACAATTACTGCAGTGGGTTCAACGGCTTTACAACCACTAGTAGAAGCTGCTGCAGAAGAATATTCAACAGCCAACCCAGGGAACACGATTACCGTTCAAGGTGGCGGAAGTGGAACTGGATTAAGCCAAGTATCAAACGGCTCCGTTACAATTGGAAACTCAGATGTATTTGCTGAAGAAAAAGAAGGCGTAGATGCTAAGGCTCTTGTTGATCATAAGGTTGCCGTTGTAGGCATGGGACCTGTTGTGAATAAGAATGTAGGCGTTAAATCAATCTCTAAACAACAACTGATTGATATCTTTACTGGAAAAATTACCAACTGGAACGAAGTGGGGGGGAAAGATCAAAGTATCGTTGTTTTAAATCGTGCAAGCGGAAGTGGAACACGAGCGTCTTTTGAAAAATGGGCATTAGATGGACAAAAAGCAATCCAAGCTCAAGAGCAAGATTCATCGGGTGCTGTTCGTAAAATTGTTTCTGAAACACCTGGAGCAATCAGTTACTTGGCATTCTCTTATTTTGACGACAGTCTTTTAGCGTTATCCGTTGATAATGTAGAACCAACTGAAAAAAATGTAGCAGACAACTCTTGGACAATTTGGTCTTACGAGCATATGTATACAAAAGGCAAACCATCTGAAGATGTTCAAGCATTCTTAGACTACATGCTAACAGATGAGGTTCAAAAAGGCGTTGTTAAAAAATTAGGTTACCTTCCTATCAGTTCAATGAAAGTTGAACGCAGTCATGATGGAGTAATCAAATAG
- a CDS encoding phosphate ABC transporter substrate-binding protein PstS family protein, which translates to MKLKKTALLVFLSSLFLVAACGGKGVDRGESITVVGSSALQPLVEAAGEEFATAHLGKFINVQGGGSGTGLSQVASGAVNIGNSDVFAEEKEGIDATALVDHRVAVVGITPIVNKGVGVKELTKKELQDIFTGKIKNWKEVGGKDLKIVILNRATGSGTRSTFEKWALDGKESIQAQEQDSTGMVRQIVGDTPGAISYVAFSYVNDTVKALSIDGVEPTDKNVTTNKWTIWSYEHMYTKGEPTGLTKDFIEFILSPDIQKTVVKKLGYLPSADMKVTRTVDGAVSPIE; encoded by the coding sequence ATGAAATTAAAAAAAACTGCCCTTCTAGTATTTCTTTCTTCCCTATTTTTAGTAGCAGCATGTGGAGGAAAAGGTGTTGACCGCGGCGAATCAATTACTGTAGTTGGTTCTTCAGCTTTACAGCCCCTCGTGGAGGCAGCAGGTGAAGAATTTGCAACTGCTCATTTAGGTAAATTTATCAATGTTCAAGGTGGCGGAAGTGGAACAGGCTTAAGTCAGGTTGCAAGTGGTGCGGTAAATATTGGAAATTCAGATGTGTTTGCTGAAGAAAAAGAAGGCATTGACGCGACTGCACTAGTAGATCACAGAGTAGCGGTTGTTGGGATTACACCAATCGTGAATAAAGGCGTAGGAGTAAAAGAATTAACTAAAAAAGAATTACAAGATATTTTTACTGGAAAAATCAAGAATTGGAAAGAAGTAGGCGGAAAAGATTTAAAAATAGTTATTTTAAATCGTGCAACAGGAAGTGGAACACGCTCTACTTTTGAAAAATGGGCCTTAGACGGGAAAGAAAGTATCCAAGCCCAAGAACAAGATTCAACAGGAATGGTTCGCCAAATTGTAGGAGATACACCAGGGGCTATCAGTTATGTGGCATTTTCATACGTCAATGATACGGTTAAGGCTCTATCAATTGATGGCGTGGAACCAACAGATAAAAATGTAACAACGAATAAATGGACGATTTGGTCTTACGAGCATATGTATACAAAAGGAGAGCCAACAGGATTAACAAAAGATTTTATTGAATTCATTTTATCACCTGATATTCAAAAAACAGTTGTAAAAAAATTAGGGTATCTACCTTCTGCTGATATGAAAGTAACAAGAACAGTTGATGGAGCCGTTAGTCCAATTGAGTAG
- the pnpS gene encoding two-component system histidine kinase PnpS translates to MMKKLQFRILAIFILIFSLLSLCIGIFSSSLLKEYALETQSSQLVENAKTIRSLIDQKNLDNLDFGKIKEQLKNVEKNDKERITLISIDGTVEYESDNSKKVIENHLERPEIKEVLKGKSEAISERSSTTSKTTLYYVAVPLKNASGQLVSVLRLSKPIAEMTQLNKQIKLSLLIFVIGVMILGIVLTLVTTKRIVKPIEEVMSVATDLSENRYHNRYNGKGYGEIAELGSVINHLANSLEDQMFEIAQNDERINSLINHLVIGVMLLDDERKVQLMNPAMEGILGEKLTDLLGKSYVEATKSYGLSQIIEQGYRQKKPQNNEIYFYYPEEHIVDANIVPITGKIKGELNMIVLLYDITEIRKLEKVKSDFVTNASHELRTPVTALKGFSETLLDGAMEDKTVLKQFLEIMYTESSRLDLLVNDILELSKLEQKQVPLKIERINIQEAILSSFRLVKKEAEHKKMTLILTDTEITYLNGDISRLKQILTNLISNAIAYTGIGGKIEVTVTQTLTEAIIEVKDNGMGIPEDELDRIFERFYRVDKARSRNSGGTGLGLSIVKYLVENFNGTIEVTSKLGLGTIFTVRLPFQD, encoded by the coding sequence ATGATGAAAAAATTACAATTTCGTATTTTAGCAATTTTTATTTTAATATTTAGTTTGCTAAGTTTATGTATTGGAATTTTCTCGAGTTCATTATTAAAAGAATATGCTCTTGAAACACAAAGCAGTCAGTTGGTTGAAAATGCTAAAACGATTCGCAGCTTAATTGACCAGAAAAATTTAGATAATCTTGATTTTGGAAAAATAAAAGAACAATTAAAGAATGTAGAAAAAAATGACAAAGAGCGAATTACATTGATAAGTATTGACGGTACCGTGGAATATGAATCTGATAATTCTAAAAAAGTAATAGAGAATCACCTAGAAAGGCCTGAAATAAAAGAGGTCCTAAAGGGCAAATCAGAGGCTATTTCAGAACGTTCAAGTACAACCTCTAAAACAACCCTCTATTATGTTGCAGTACCATTGAAGAACGCATCAGGCCAATTAGTGAGTGTCTTACGTTTGTCCAAACCAATTGCTGAAATGACACAACTAAATAAACAAATTAAGTTGTCTTTATTAATTTTTGTTATTGGTGTCATGATTTTAGGAATTGTTTTAACTTTAGTTACAACTAAAAGAATTGTAAAGCCTATTGAAGAAGTGATGAGTGTTGCAACCGATTTATCTGAAAATCGCTATCATAATCGCTACAATGGAAAAGGATACGGTGAAATTGCCGAACTAGGATCTGTTATCAACCATTTAGCGAACAGTCTTGAAGATCAAATGTTTGAGATTGCGCAAAATGACGAGCGAATAAATAGTTTAATCAATCACTTAGTCATTGGAGTTATGCTGTTAGATGACGAGCGTAAAGTTCAATTAATGAATCCTGCAATGGAAGGGATTTTAGGTGAAAAATTAACTGATTTGTTAGGTAAATCCTATGTAGAAGCTACTAAAAGCTATGGTTTAAGTCAAATTATTGAACAAGGCTACAGACAAAAAAAACCACAAAATAATGAAATTTATTTTTACTATCCAGAAGAACATATTGTAGATGCTAATATTGTGCCAATTACTGGTAAAATTAAAGGTGAATTGAATATGATTGTTTTATTATATGACATTACTGAGATTAGAAAACTGGAGAAAGTTAAAAGTGATTTTGTTACAAATGCTTCCCATGAATTAAGAACACCGGTTACTGCTTTAAAAGGATTTTCTGAAACTTTATTAGACGGTGCTATGGAAGATAAAACTGTATTAAAACAGTTTTTAGAGATTATGTACACAGAGAGCAGTCGCTTGGATCTTTTAGTTAACGATATTTTAGAGCTGTCAAAATTAGAACAAAAACAAGTCCCTTTAAAAATTGAGCGTATCAATATCCAAGAGGCGATTTTATCAAGCTTTAGATTAGTAAAAAAAGAAGCAGAACACAAAAAAATGACCTTAATTTTAACTGATACAGAAATTACCTATTTAAATGGTGATATTAGTCGTTTAAAACAGATTCTTACCAATTTAATTAGTAATGCCATTGCCTATACAGGAATAGGTGGAAAAATTGAAGTGACCGTTACTCAAACTCTAACTGAAGCGATTATTGAAGTTAAAGATAATGGAATGGGCATTCCAGAAGATGAATTGGATCGGATTTTTGAACGTTTTTACAGGGTTGATAAAGCTCGTAGTCGAAATTCAGGTGGAACAGGCTTAGGTTTATCTATTGTAAAATATTTAGTTGAAAATTTTAATGGCACTATTGAAGTAACTAGCAAACTTGGTTTAGGAACTATTTTTACTGTTCGATTGCCATTTCAAGATTGA
- a CDS encoding response regulator transcription factor, with translation MKRVLIVDDEESILTLLAFNLEKAGYDVQTATDGLEGYELALKNKYAFIILDLMLPSMDGMEVCKKLRQEKIETPIMILTAKDDELEKIIGLELGADDYMTKPFSPREVLARMKAIMRRVNSRGKAEDEKENSREELVEVTIGEIKIFPELYEVIVRDNPIEVTPKEFELLLYMMKRVNRILSREQLLDAIWNFDYAGETRIVDVHISHLREKIELDTKNPAYIRTVRGFGYKFEVPK, from the coding sequence ATGAAAAGAGTTTTAATTGTTGATGATGAAGAGTCTATTTTAACCTTATTAGCATTTAATTTAGAAAAAGCAGGGTATGACGTTCAGACTGCAACAGATGGTTTAGAAGGTTATGAATTAGCACTAAAAAATAAATATGCTTTTATTATTTTAGATTTAATGTTGCCTTCCATGGATGGAATGGAAGTTTGTAAAAAGTTAAGACAAGAAAAAATAGAAACACCAATTATGATCTTAACAGCTAAAGATGATGAGTTAGAAAAAATTATTGGGTTAGAGCTAGGTGCTGATGATTATATGACAAAACCCTTTAGCCCACGAGAAGTTTTAGCACGTATGAAGGCCATTATGCGACGAGTGAATTCAAGAGGAAAAGCGGAAGATGAAAAGGAAAATTCGAGAGAAGAACTAGTTGAAGTTACAATTGGTGAAATTAAAATTTTTCCTGAATTATACGAAGTAATCGTACGAGACAATCCGATAGAAGTAACACCAAAAGAGTTTGAATTGCTTCTATATATGATGAAACGAGTCAATCGTATTTTAAGTCGCGAACAATTACTAGATGCAATTTGGAACTTTGATTATGCAGGAGAAACTCGAATTGTAGATGTTCATATCAGTCACTTAAGAGAAAAAATCGAGTTAGATACAAAAAATCCTGCTTATATTCGAACGGTTCGTGGTTTCGGTTATAAATTTGAGGTTCCTAAATGA
- a CDS encoding PDZ domain-containing protein yields the protein MGEWIKTLLMIVGSFFIQPLFIVGVIWSIGMSLKRIRTERKIYRVAIFKEWFEVKDFLVMGLLPGVIASILLTVLGVPLTIEWIVFYQISTLILLVLFGTRYIHPIITFPVTALLLSVTNRILETNSSSNLNIMGYSVEQLNFFNNHLLVNGLVVMFLVLLVTIFSLSFYKMKHLSPDFLKTSRGKWVGSYFLKPFWVLPLLIIVPGNLFTAVFDWWPVFGIGNQTYTVLFLPILLGLQLKVQAQIPQQALKLVVKDLMILMGVLVVLIGINIVWSAFTWISYLIMFIGAIAVYLRHRNREHNWSFLYGSNDEGLKVLGIRPATPAAKMKLSVGDTIVTCNDVPIKTEDDFYQALKINSAYCHLKIKQIDGEYRLEQTAIYEDSPHEIGVVTIPEKLV from the coding sequence ATGGGAGAGTGGATTAAAACGCTATTAATGATTGTGGGATCATTTTTTATACAGCCATTATTTATTGTAGGAGTTATCTGGTCAATTGGTATGAGTCTAAAAAGAATTCGAACAGAAAGAAAAATCTATCGAGTAGCTATCTTTAAGGAATGGTTTGAAGTGAAAGACTTTTTAGTAATGGGATTACTTCCGGGGGTAATTGCTTCTATTTTATTAACAGTCCTTGGAGTGCCTTTGACAATTGAATGGATTGTTTTTTATCAAATATCAACACTTATTCTTTTAGTGCTTTTTGGAACACGCTACATTCATCCAATCATCACATTTCCAGTAACAGCTTTACTCTTAAGTGTAACGAATAGGATACTGGAAACTAATTCATCAAGCAATCTGAATATAATGGGCTATTCTGTCGAGCAGCTGAATTTTTTCAATAACCATTTACTGGTAAATGGATTAGTAGTAATGTTCCTAGTGTTACTCGTAACTATTTTTAGTTTAAGCTTTTATAAAATGAAGCACTTATCTCCTGATTTTCTAAAAACAAGTCGTGGCAAATGGGTTGGAAGTTATTTTTTAAAACCTTTTTGGGTATTGCCATTATTAATAATCGTACCAGGTAATTTATTTACTGCAGTTTTTGATTGGTGGCCAGTCTTTGGGATTGGGAATCAGACCTATACCGTATTATTTTTACCAATTTTATTAGGCTTGCAGTTAAAAGTTCAAGCTCAAATTCCTCAACAGGCTTTAAAACTTGTTGTCAAAGATTTAATGATATTAATGGGTGTATTGGTTGTTTTAATCGGCATTAATATTGTCTGGTCAGCATTCACATGGATTAGCTATTTAATTATGTTTATAGGAGCTATCGCTGTATACTTACGTCATCGAAATAGAGAACATAATTGGTCCTTTTTATATGGAAGCAATGATGAAGGGCTAAAAGTTCTTGGAATTCGCCCAGCAACACCAGCGGCTAAAATGAAGTTGAGTGTTGGGGATACAATCGTGACTTGTAATGATGTACCAATTAAAACAGAAGATGATTTTTACCAAGCACTAAAAATAAATAGTGCATACTGTCATTTAAAGATTAAACAAATTGATGGTGAGTACCGATTAGAGCAAACAGCAATATATGAAGACTCACCACATGAAATTGGTGTAGTGACAATTCCGGAAAAATTAGTTTAA
- a CDS encoding C40 family peptidase yields the protein MNKKIITLAVIGTIGLGTMVAPFSASASVDEDINKASSKVTEISGKQADAKKELASVTDSITENEASAKELVAEMQSTQNELKTLKADIDTLNEKIAGREDKLKEQARTIQVNGDTQNYLDFVLSAESLSDVVGRVDVVSQMVSANQTLVKDQKADKESVASKQKETEKKANEQTMLAAKLEASKASLEQQKLSKEAVVASLASEQASAESEKATFLTQKSDAEKAAKAIQTASEAKPVAATSNVSNNETTTPVSNGSAPVAKPTAPAAGGRWGTVSAAAYGVAGTPYLYGGTTTAGFDCSGFTMYAFAAAGVSLPRVASAQYAATSRVSQAEAQPGDLVFFNQSGSIDHVGIYIGNGQFIGSQSSSGVAVASISPYYWAKYLVGFGRVN from the coding sequence GTGAATAAGAAAATAATAACTTTAGCAGTCATCGGAACAATTGGTTTAGGAACAATGGTAGCACCATTTAGTGCATCAGCATCAGTTGATGAGGATATTAACAAGGCATCATCAAAAGTAACTGAAATTTCTGGCAAGCAAGCAGATGCAAAAAAAGAATTAGCTAGCGTAACAGATTCTATTACTGAAAATGAAGCTTCAGCAAAAGAGTTAGTTGCTGAAATGCAATCAACTCAAAATGAATTAAAAACATTAAAAGCTGATATTGATACATTAAATGAAAAAATTGCTGGACGCGAAGATAAATTAAAAGAGCAAGCACGTACAATTCAAGTAAATGGTGACACACAAAACTATCTTGATTTTGTATTATCTGCTGAATCTTTAAGTGATGTTGTTGGACGTGTGGATGTTGTTTCTCAAATGGTTTCAGCTAATCAAACATTAGTAAAAGACCAAAAAGCAGATAAAGAATCAGTTGCTTCTAAACAAAAAGAAACTGAAAAAAAAGCAAATGAGCAAACAATGTTAGCCGCTAAATTAGAAGCTTCTAAAGCTAGCTTAGAACAACAAAAGCTTTCAAAAGAAGCAGTTGTTGCATCTCTTGCTTCAGAACAAGCTTCTGCAGAAAGTGAAAAAGCTACTTTCTTAACTCAAAAATCAGATGCTGAAAAAGCTGCTAAGGCAATTCAAACAGCAAGTGAAGCGAAACCAGTTGCTGCAACATCAAATGTAAGCAACAACGAAACAACAACACCGGTATCTAACGGTTCGGCACCAGTTGCTAAACCAACTGCACCTGCTGCTGGCGGACGTTGGGGAACAGTTAGTGCTGCTGCTTATGGCGTTGCAGGAACACCCTACTTATATGGTGGAACAACAACTGCTGGATTTGACTGCTCTGGTTTCACAATGTACGCATTTGCTGCTGCAGGTGTCAGCTTACCACGAGTTGCAAGTGCACAATATGCTGCAACAAGCCGTGTTTCTCAAGCAGAAGCACAACCTGGTGATTTAGTATTCTTTAACCAATCTGGATCAATCGATCATGTTGGGATTTATATTGGTAATGGTCAATTTATCGGTTCTCAAAGTTCTAGTGGTGTGGCTGTAGCTTCAATTTCACCTTATTACTGGGCTAAATACCTAGTTGGTTTCGGACGAGTAAACTAA
- the ftsX gene encoding permease-like cell division protein FtsX, with protein sequence MKVRTFKRHAIESLKSLKRNGWMSIAAVSAVTVTLLLVGSFISILLNVNKLATDVENDVSVRVYIDLAATKEQKDTLKTDLKKLSNVDKIEYSSREQELDKVVGSYGSEFNLFGGDDNPLFDVYVVSTESPRDTEKVAKDAEKLDNVAKVNYGGAQAKKLFNFVSAVRNIGGVIIIALLLVAMFLISNTIRITILSRRTEIEIMKLVGATNGFIRWPFFLEGAWIGFFGAIIPIAILSFVYVAAYDFVTKVLQGTYFALLAPQPFLYQIGGLLLALGVFIGAFGSLLSMRRFLKV encoded by the coding sequence ATGAAGGTTAGAACGTTTAAGAGACACGCTATTGAGAGTTTGAAAAGTTTAAAAAGAAACGGATGGATGTCAATTGCAGCAGTCAGTGCTGTAACAGTAACCTTATTATTAGTAGGTTCATTTATCTCAATTCTTTTAAATGTCAATAAATTGGCAACAGATGTTGAAAATGATGTAAGTGTTCGTGTTTACATTGATTTAGCAGCTACTAAAGAACAAAAAGATACCTTGAAAACAGATCTAAAAAAATTATCTAATGTTGATAAAATCGAGTATTCTAGTCGTGAGCAGGAATTAGATAAAGTAGTCGGAAGTTATGGATCAGAATTTAATCTGTTCGGTGGCGATGACAATCCATTATTCGATGTTTATGTCGTAAGTACTGAATCACCGAGAGATACTGAAAAAGTAGCTAAAGATGCTGAAAAATTAGACAACGTCGCTAAAGTGAATTACGGAGGCGCACAGGCTAAAAAATTATTCAACTTTGTTTCAGCCGTTCGAAATATTGGTGGAGTTATTATTATTGCATTATTATTAGTTGCAATGTTCTTAATTTCAAATACCATTCGAATTACAATTTTATCTCGTCGTACTGAGATTGAAATTATGAAATTAGTTGGTGCAACAAACGGATTTATCAGATGGCCATTCTTCCTAGAAGGAGCTTGGATTGGATTCTTCGGAGCAATCATTCCAATTGCGATCTTAAGTTTTGTTTATGTAGCAGCTTACGATTTTGTAACAAAAGTCTTACAAGGAACGTATTTTGCGCTATTAGCACCGCAGCCATTTTTATACCAAATTGGCGGATTACTATTAGCTCTCGGTGTTTTCATCGGAGCCTTCGGATCATTGCTTTCAATGAGAAGATTCTTAAAAGTATAA
- the ftsE gene encoding cell division ATP-binding protein FtsE, whose translation MIEMLNVYKKYPNGITAANGLTVRIEQGEFVYVVGPSGAGKSTFIKMMYREEKASKGSIKVGDFDLVTMKDRDVPFLRRHVGVVFQDFKLLPRLTVYENIAYAMEVVEKNPKIIKKRVLEVLDLVGLKHKVRMFPTELSGGEQQRIAIARAIANMPRVLIADEPTGNLDPDTSWEIMNILEEINNQGTTVVMATHNSQIVNVVKHRVLAVENGRIVRDQLEGDYGYEG comes from the coding sequence ATGATAGAAATGTTGAATGTCTATAAAAAATATCCAAATGGCATCACTGCTGCAAATGGTTTAACCGTTCGTATCGAACAGGGTGAATTTGTTTATGTAGTTGGTCCAAGTGGAGCGGGGAAATCAACCTTTATAAAAATGATGTATCGTGAAGAAAAAGCTTCAAAAGGCAGTATTAAAGTAGGAGACTTTGATCTTGTAACAATGAAAGATCGTGACGTACCATTCTTAAGACGTCATGTGGGCGTTGTTTTCCAAGATTTTAAATTATTACCAAGACTAACTGTCTATGAAAATATTGCATATGCAATGGAAGTTGTTGAAAAAAATCCTAAAATTATCAAAAAACGTGTACTAGAAGTTCTTGATTTAGTTGGATTAAAACATAAAGTTAGAATGTTTCCGACAGAGCTTTCTGGTGGAGAGCAGCAACGTATTGCGATTGCAAGAGCAATTGCAAATATGCCACGAGTTCTGATTGCAGATGAACCAACTGGTAACCTTGATCCAGATACGTCATGGGAAATCATGAATATCTTAGAAGAAATCAACAATCAAGGAACAACTGTGGTAATGGCAACTCATAATAGCCAAATCGTAAACGTTGTAAAACACCGTGTCCTAGCGGTTGAAAATGGGCGAATTGTCCGAGATCAATTGGAAGGGGATTATGGTTATGAAGGTTAG